From the genome of Longispora fulva:
GTCCCCGGCCTGGGTCCGGGTCTGAGTTGGGCTCATTTTGGCCCCAACGGCGCGGGCTGGTAACCTTGCAATTCGCGCGTGCCCATTCGTGGATCTGATCCGTGAGGACGGCGTGCGTTTGGTAAATGACCCGACTCACAAGACCGAGGCTGTGTCGCGTGGCGAATATCAAGTCCCAGATCAAGCGCAACCGGCAGAACGAGAAGGCTCGCCTGCGCAACAAGGCGGTCAAGTCTTCGCTGAAGACCGCCATCCGTAAGTACCGCGAGGCGGTCACGGGCGGCAACGTCGAGGCTGCTGGTGAGCTCCTGAAGGACGCCACCCGCAAGCTGGACAAGGCTGCGAGCAAGGGCGTCATCCACAAGAACCAGGCCGCGAACCGCAAGTCGTCGATCGCGACCGACTTCGCCAAGCTGTCTGCCTAGTCAGACCTCTA
Proteins encoded in this window:
- the rpsT gene encoding 30S ribosomal protein S20; amino-acid sequence: MANIKSQIKRNRQNEKARLRNKAVKSSLKTAIRKYREAVTGGNVEAAGELLKDATRKLDKAASKGVIHKNQAANRKSSIATDFAKLSA